In Phycisphaerae bacterium, the following proteins share a genomic window:
- a CDS encoding dipeptidase, whose product MATPVLEQMETARQAALAVLKPSSKDLDHGLQLHADAVVCDAYGFGPSAAVDGDELRRMHEAGASDEELKDAVERMHATRVATDPLERRDYEAAWRASGVTCLVRNSAEEDRPIDDMVKRLAYQTFVTDRMGHLVRKAIRPADVEAAKRDGRGVIMMAANNVPIPQRWASVHDELGHVRIFYMLGVRTMHLTYNRRNPIGDGCGEPADAGLSDFGHAVVAEMNRVGVLVDVAHAGQRTSLEAARASSVPMAASHTVCRGLRDHVRGKTDEVIRAIADTGGYVGICGIPAFLGRSGDIAALLDHVDYAARLVGPDHVAIGTDRGIHATRNEQEMAKLPPRRRTRRHWRSLWPPDDPLFDPAWNRSEQTASLLWTNWPLLTVGLVQRGYRDEDIRKIIGLNVLRVARAVFRERTV is encoded by the coding sequence GTGGCGACGCCCGTGCTCGAACAGATGGAAACGGCTCGACAGGCGGCCTTGGCTGTCCTTAAGCCGTCGTCAAAAGACCTCGACCACGGCCTGCAACTGCACGCCGACGCGGTCGTCTGCGACGCCTACGGCTTCGGTCCCTCAGCCGCGGTCGACGGCGACGAGTTGCGCCGCATGCACGAAGCCGGTGCGTCCGATGAGGAGCTTAAGGATGCCGTCGAACGCATGCACGCCACCCGCGTTGCGACCGATCCGCTTGAGCGGCGGGATTACGAAGCCGCGTGGCGGGCCTCCGGCGTCACCTGCCTGGTCCGCAACTCAGCCGAAGAGGACCGGCCCATCGACGACATGGTCAAACGCCTCGCCTACCAGACCTTCGTGACCGACCGCATGGGCCATCTCGTCCGCAAGGCGATCCGCCCAGCCGATGTCGAAGCCGCCAAACGCGACGGCCGCGGCGTCATCATGATGGCCGCCAACAACGTCCCGATCCCGCAACGCTGGGCCTCCGTCCACGATGAACTCGGCCACGTCCGCATCTTCTACATGCTCGGCGTCCGGACCATGCACCTGACCTACAATCGCCGCAACCCGATCGGCGACGGCTGCGGCGAACCCGCTGACGCCGGACTCAGCGACTTCGGCCACGCCGTCGTCGCCGAGATGAACCGCGTCGGCGTCCTGGTCGACGTCGCCCATGCCGGTCAGCGGACCAGCCTCGAAGCCGCCCGGGCCTCATCCGTCCCCATGGCCGCCAGCCACACCGTCTGCCGCGGCCTCCGCGACCATGTCCGCGGCAAGACGGACGAAGTGATCCGCGCCATCGCCGACACCGGCGGCTACGTCGGCATTTGCGGCATCCCCGCCTTCCTCGGCCGCTCCGGCGATATCGCCGCGCTGCTCGACCACGTCGACTACGCCGCTAGGCTCGTCGGCCCCGACCACGTCGCCATCGGAACCGACCGCGGAATCCACGCCACCCGGAATGAACAGGAGATGGCCAAACTCCCGCCGCGCCGCCGGACCCGCCGCCACTGGCGGTCCCTCTGGCCGCCAGACGATCCCCTCTTCGACCCGGCCTGGAACCGTTCCGAACAGACCGCAAGCCTCCTTTGGACCAATTGGCCCCTCCTCACCGTCGGCCTCGTCCAACGCGGTTACCGCGACGAAGATATCCGCAAAATCATCGGGCTCAATGTCCTCCGCGTCGCCCGAGCCGTCTTCCGTGAACGAACCGTCTGA
- a CDS encoding sodium:solute symporter family protein → MSLPELLLVLFYLVVVAYLGWLGYRRTKTAADYLIAGRSINPFVMAMSYGATFISTSAIVGFGGVAGLFGMSILWLVFLNIFVGIFIAFVFLGEPTRRLGHHLDAHTFPELLGRRYQSKFIQVFAGLVIFLFVPLYAAAVLIGGCQFIEAQFGIDYTVALLVFSLIMAAYVVVGGLKGVMYTDALQGSIMTVGMVVLLVYTYYWVGGIAEGHRNLSEMSGLVPAPFQAMGHEGWTAFPKFGFGAKGYDLWWIMVSTIILGVGIGVLAQPQLVVRFMTVRSLKQLNRAVLVGGIFILLIPGTAYVVGSLSNVWFARYGEVLHGQVTEIIDADRGYVLVKPLRQQEDGRWYAVEDGKPFPGILVQDGPYVENAAGSDGGALEVARVRSIAMVYAGGSGDKIIPTYITQAMPKWFGLVFLLTLLAAAMSTLSSQFHALGTAIGRDVFEQLWPAKAGAAANRSMHITRIGIMIGIIIAVVISYKPEGTYIIARATAIFFGLCASAFLPGYVGGLFFKRMTRAGVIASMVTGFAVTSFWLLLVKAKEASSLGVVYWFTDRPSILADYPNWPEVDPLVVALPLSVLVAVVVSLLTRAPDAQHLARCFPAERKG, encoded by the coding sequence GTGAGTCTTCCAGAGCTTCTGTTGGTGCTTTTTTATCTGGTGGTGGTGGCGTATCTGGGGTGGCTGGGATATCGACGGACGAAGACGGCGGCCGATTACCTGATTGCGGGTCGGTCGATCAACCCGTTCGTGATGGCGATGAGCTACGGGGCGACGTTCATTTCGACCAGCGCGATTGTGGGATTCGGGGGAGTGGCGGGTTTGTTCGGGATGAGCATCCTCTGGCTGGTGTTTTTGAACATCTTCGTGGGGATATTCATTGCGTTCGTGTTTTTGGGCGAGCCGACGCGCCGGCTGGGGCATCATCTGGACGCCCATACGTTTCCGGAGTTGTTGGGGCGGCGGTATCAGAGCAAGTTCATTCAGGTGTTTGCGGGCCTGGTGATCTTCCTGTTCGTCCCGTTGTACGCGGCGGCGGTGTTGATTGGCGGCTGCCAGTTCATCGAGGCCCAGTTCGGCATCGACTACACGGTGGCGTTGCTGGTGTTCAGCTTGATCATGGCGGCGTACGTGGTGGTCGGCGGGCTCAAAGGAGTGATGTACACGGACGCTTTGCAGGGCTCGATCATGACGGTCGGGATGGTCGTGCTGCTGGTGTACACCTACTACTGGGTGGGCGGGATCGCTGAGGGTCACCGGAATCTGAGCGAGATGAGCGGGCTGGTGCCGGCGCCGTTCCAGGCGATGGGGCACGAGGGGTGGACGGCGTTTCCGAAGTTCGGCTTTGGGGCCAAGGGGTATGATTTGTGGTGGATCATGGTTTCGACGATCATTCTGGGCGTTGGGATCGGGGTGCTGGCCCAGCCGCAGTTGGTGGTGCGGTTCATGACGGTCCGGAGTCTCAAGCAGCTCAACCGGGCGGTGCTGGTGGGCGGCATTTTCATTCTGCTGATTCCGGGCACGGCGTACGTGGTGGGCAGCCTGTCGAACGTGTGGTTTGCACGGTATGGCGAGGTTCTGCACGGGCAGGTGACGGAGATAATCGACGCGGACCGCGGCTATGTGCTGGTCAAGCCGTTACGGCAGCAAGAAGACGGGCGGTGGTATGCGGTGGAGGACGGCAAGCCGTTTCCGGGGATTCTGGTCCAGGATGGCCCGTATGTCGAGAACGCTGCGGGGTCCGACGGCGGGGCGCTTGAGGTCGCGCGGGTCCGGTCGATCGCGATGGTCTACGCGGGCGGCAGCGGTGACAAGATCATTCCGACGTACATTACGCAGGCGATGCCGAAGTGGTTCGGGTTGGTGTTTTTGCTGACGCTTCTGGCGGCGGCGATGAGCACGCTGTCGAGCCAGTTCCACGCGTTGGGCACGGCGATCGGCCGCGACGTGTTCGAGCAGCTCTGGCCGGCGAAGGCCGGCGCGGCGGCCAACCGGAGCATGCACATCACGCGGATAGGAATCATGATCGGGATCATCATCGCGGTGGTGATCAGCTACAAGCCCGAAGGGACGTACATCATCGCGCGGGCGACGGCGATTTTCTTTGGGTTGTGCGCGTCGGCGTTTCTGCCGGGATACGTCGGCGGGTTGTTCTTCAAGCGGATGACGCGGGCTGGGGTGATCGCGTCGATGGTGACGGGGTTCGCGGTGACGTCGTTCTGGCTGCTGTTGGTGAAGGCCAAAGAGGCGAGTTCACTGGGTGTGGTTTACTGGTTCACGGACAGGCCGAGCATCCTGGCGGACTATCCGAACTGGCCGGAGGTGGATCCGCTGGTGGTGGCGTTGCCGCTGTCGGTGCTGGTGGCGGTGGTGGTCAGTCTGCTGACCAGGGCGCCGGACGCGCAGCATCTGGCCCGATGCTTTCCGGCAGAGCGGAAGGGGTAA
- a CDS encoding PEP-CTERM sorting domain-containing protein (PEP-CTERM proteins occur, often in large numbers, in the proteomes of bacteria that also encode an exosortase, a predicted intramembrane cysteine proteinase. The presence of a PEP-CTERM domain at a protein's C-terminus predicts cleavage within the sorting domain, followed by covalent anchoring to some some component of the (usually Gram-negative) cell surface. Many PEP-CTERM proteins exhibit an unusual sequence composition that includes large numbers of potential glycosylation sites. Expression of one such protein has been shown restore the ability of a bacterium to form floc, a type of biofilm.) — MNPRLIGAVLVCALILVGAPAWAAVFHQSPLDPGETWEGYELVGPSEVSGKEYSNDVDEDAAGNSDPGQTIGWKIDGTVWDTFDYSVPKDVIPGPGGPVEGAFQYEVDGLANSRDLYFNDLVEDRVSLLVSFANNPNIYYHRPSTYDSTAGTWALASLINNAAPPDDVDALEVWGPDDKADSNIFSVQGDLTDDGKVAAYYYDEDADASSPYVMTSVLASKIIKDDETLANIDSSLVDIDGIMIWDVSNGDEGPCDGLFSAGDKIIFSIKAVSSGGVSFDGGEIWVYEYGDAAATFLEMGDHTWNTANNVRSIFGVDTEEIDALEALPEPATVALLGIGLLVLIHRVR; from the coding sequence ATGAATCCCAGACTGATTGGAGCGGTGTTGGTGTGCGCGCTGATTCTGGTAGGCGCGCCGGCGTGGGCGGCGGTATTTCATCAATCCCCTCTTGATCCAGGTGAGACGTGGGAGGGGTACGAGTTGGTCGGCCCCAGTGAGGTGAGCGGGAAGGAGTACTCCAACGACGTCGATGAGGACGCCGCGGGCAATTCCGATCCGGGTCAGACCATCGGATGGAAGATCGATGGGACGGTGTGGGACACGTTCGACTACAGCGTGCCGAAGGACGTTATTCCCGGTCCCGGCGGTCCCGTTGAGGGTGCTTTCCAGTATGAGGTGGACGGGTTGGCGAACAGCCGCGATCTGTACTTCAATGACCTGGTTGAAGACCGGGTGTCGCTCCTGGTTTCTTTCGCGAACAACCCGAACATTTACTACCATCGTCCCAGCACCTACGACAGCACAGCCGGCACATGGGCTCTGGCGAGTCTGATCAACAACGCCGCTCCACCCGATGACGTGGATGCGCTTGAGGTGTGGGGGCCGGACGACAAGGCGGACTCGAACATCTTCTCGGTTCAGGGCGATCTGACGGATGACGGCAAGGTGGCTGCGTATTACTACGATGAGGACGCGGATGCCAGCAGTCCCTACGTCATGACCAGCGTTCTGGCGTCGAAGATCATCAAGGATGATGAGACCCTGGCGAATATCGATTCGAGTCTTGTCGATATCGACGGGATCATGATCTGGGACGTCAGCAATGGCGACGAGGGGCCATGCGACGGGCTCTTCAGCGCGGGCGACAAGATCATCTTCAGCATCAAAGCGGTCAGTTCCGGCGGCGTCAGCTTTGACGGCGGAGAGATTTGGGTGTACGAATATGGCGACGCCGCGGCGACGTTCCTCGAGATGGGCGACCACACGTGGAACACCGCCAACAACGTGCGATCGATCTTTGGCGTGGACACCGAGGAGATTGATGCGCTGGAGGCGCTTCCGGAGCCGGCGACGGTGGCTCTGCTGGGGATTGGGCTGCTGGTTCTGATCCATCGGGTCCGTTAA
- a CDS encoding OFA family MFS transporter has protein sequence MRRYEVLAAAVVMQACLGGIYAWSAFAGPLRASFGYSAAQTQAVFGTAFLVFTASLIVTGRLQDRFGPRALSLASGLFLGSGYLVLWAAGDGFGGLMVGFGLLVGLGIGCGYVCPIATGVKWFPEHKGLVCGLAVAGYGGGAVVLANLAKWLMAAEWPVRSVFGLVGLVYGLVVIAAGMLLFVPAGSGGSAVRAFRRRDALGDRRFWAVFVGMFCGTLPGLMIIGDLGPMGVWFGAGEWAAVAAISVLAIGNAAGRVLWGLANDRLGGRVSVAASLGLIAVSVAALMALGGGRWGFLAAALAVGLCYGSSFALYPAQVAQVYGPAVLGTVYAMVMVAHGLAAEVGPVVGGWLVDETGSYYPGLAAALATALMGLGGYVWLTRPADRRQR, from the coding sequence ATGAGAAGGTACGAGGTGCTGGCGGCGGCGGTGGTGATGCAGGCGTGCCTGGGCGGGATTTATGCGTGGAGCGCATTTGCCGGGCCGCTGCGGGCGAGTTTCGGCTACAGCGCGGCGCAGACGCAGGCGGTTTTCGGGACGGCGTTTCTGGTGTTTACGGCGTCGCTGATCGTGACGGGACGACTGCAGGACCGGTTCGGGCCGCGGGCGCTTTCGCTGGCGAGCGGGTTGTTTTTGGGAAGCGGGTATCTGGTGCTGTGGGCGGCGGGCGACGGGTTTGGGGGGCTGATGGTTGGGTTTGGGCTACTGGTGGGACTGGGGATCGGGTGCGGGTACGTCTGTCCGATCGCGACGGGTGTGAAGTGGTTTCCGGAGCACAAGGGGCTGGTGTGCGGGCTGGCGGTGGCGGGTTACGGCGGCGGCGCGGTGGTTCTGGCGAATCTAGCCAAGTGGCTGATGGCGGCGGAGTGGCCGGTGCGGTCGGTGTTCGGGCTGGTGGGGTTGGTGTACGGTCTGGTGGTGATCGCGGCGGGTATGCTGCTGTTCGTGCCGGCAGGATCGGGCGGATCAGCGGTGAGGGCATTTCGGCGGCGTGACGCGTTGGGCGATCGGCGGTTTTGGGCGGTGTTTGTGGGGATGTTCTGCGGGACGCTGCCGGGATTGATGATTATCGGGGATCTGGGGCCGATGGGCGTGTGGTTCGGGGCGGGCGAGTGGGCGGCGGTCGCCGCGATCAGCGTGCTGGCGATCGGCAACGCGGCGGGTCGGGTTCTGTGGGGATTGGCGAACGATCGGCTGGGCGGACGGGTTTCGGTGGCGGCGTCGCTGGGTCTGATCGCGGTTTCGGTGGCGGCGCTGATGGCGCTGGGCGGGGGGCGATGGGGGTTTCTGGCGGCGGCGTTGGCAGTCGGCTTGTGCTACGGCAGCAGTTTCGCGTTGTATCCGGCGCAGGTGGCCCAGGTGTACGGGCCAGCGGTTTTGGGGACGGTGTACGCGATGGTGATGGTCGCGCACGGTCTGGCGGCTGAGGTCGGGCCGGTGGTAGGCGGTTGGCTGGTGGACGAGACGGGCAGTTACTATCCGGGACTGGCGGCGGCATTGGCGACGGCGCTGATGGGTTTGGGCGGTTATGTATGGTTGACGAGGCCGGCGGACCGACGCCAGCGATAG
- a CDS encoding exo-alpha-sialidase: MSEAFVEIDRGAVYRCEAGSPYQVAVTSRCVKTAEGELVCSFVLRASLEANEGVVALSRSRDGGRTWTAPEAVWPDLADTCQLVCSISAAPDGRLLLWGMRTPIDAPGESVWCEETQGLKQNDLVWSESVDGGRSWRRPAAIPMPEAGSAEAPGAMCVTRSGVMLGPYAPYNTFDPNLKVDREQVIVVRSADGGESWHHASMLRFAEAGSGAAEAWVVELADGRLLGTSWHMNMVDRKNYPNGYALSHDGGLTWTPTRSTGTKGHTTVLTPLPDGRALFGCVVRDDRVGISLAVVSPTEEDFGIQSQQMIFEAPRATQSGGNPQHDQWKDFCFGEPSLTLVDAETLLVTYWSIEPAFRGVRSMRFRMR; the protein is encoded by the coding sequence ATGAGCGAGGCGTTTGTGGAGATCGATCGCGGCGCGGTGTACCGGTGCGAGGCGGGGTCGCCGTATCAGGTGGCGGTGACATCGCGGTGCGTGAAGACGGCTGAGGGAGAGCTGGTTTGTTCGTTCGTGCTGCGGGCGAGCCTCGAAGCCAATGAGGGCGTGGTGGCTTTGTCGCGGTCGAGGGACGGCGGACGGACGTGGACGGCGCCGGAAGCGGTGTGGCCGGATCTGGCGGACACGTGCCAGTTGGTCTGCTCGATCAGTGCGGCGCCGGACGGTCGGCTGCTCTTGTGGGGCATGCGGACTCCGATCGATGCGCCGGGCGAGTCGGTCTGGTGCGAGGAGACGCAGGGGCTCAAGCAGAACGATCTGGTGTGGAGCGAGTCGGTGGACGGAGGACGGAGCTGGCGGCGTCCGGCGGCGATTCCGATGCCGGAGGCCGGGTCGGCTGAGGCGCCGGGCGCGATGTGCGTGACGCGCAGCGGCGTGATGCTGGGACCTTACGCCCCATATAACACGTTCGATCCGAATCTGAAGGTGGATCGGGAGCAGGTGATCGTGGTGCGGAGCGCCGACGGCGGGGAGAGCTGGCACCATGCGAGCATGCTGCGGTTCGCTGAGGCGGGTTCTGGCGCGGCGGAGGCGTGGGTGGTCGAGTTGGCGGACGGGCGGCTGCTGGGGACGAGTTGGCACATGAACATGGTGGATCGGAAGAATTACCCGAACGGGTACGCCCTTTCGCACGACGGCGGGTTGACGTGGACGCCGACGCGTTCGACGGGGACGAAGGGGCATACGACGGTGCTGACCCCCCTGCCGGACGGGCGGGCGCTGTTCGGCTGTGTGGTGCGGGACGATCGGGTGGGCATTTCGCTGGCGGTGGTCAGCCCGACGGAAGAGGATTTCGGCATCCAGTCGCAGCAGATGATCTTTGAGGCGCCGCGGGCGACGCAGTCGGGCGGCAATCCTCAGCACGATCAGTGGAAGGATTTCTGTTTCGGCGAGCCGTCGCTGACGCTGGTGGACGCGGAAACGCTGCTGGTGACGTACTGGAGCATCGAGCCGGCGTTTCGGGGGGTACGCAGCATGCGGTTTCGGATGCGGTAG
- a CDS encoding RraA family protein, giving the protein MLTQEKREALLRLSTALVADAMDRLGLAERVAGPAIRPVAAMTKMAGTAVTVRIISQPDVSRADLAGYHQAFEMGREWCCPIMTIAVDPKHHHQGIFGDGAARMGLGNGFVGALIDGAVRDTAELAEMGFVVFSRTISPGFTGGKVEAVGAGEPVTVGRVEIRTGDIVLGDNDGVVAIGASDLDAVLAKAEAIREWEVPVHKLIEAGCSSKEAVERVGEMP; this is encoded by the coding sequence ATGTTGACGCAGGAGAAGCGCGAGGCGCTGTTGCGGTTGTCGACGGCGCTGGTGGCGGATGCGATGGACCGGCTGGGGCTTGCGGAGCGGGTGGCGGGTCCGGCGATCCGGCCGGTGGCGGCGATGACGAAGATGGCGGGAACGGCGGTGACGGTCCGGATCATCTCGCAGCCGGACGTTTCGAGGGCGGACCTGGCGGGGTATCACCAGGCGTTTGAGATGGGCCGCGAATGGTGCTGTCCGATCATGACGATCGCGGTGGACCCGAAGCATCACCACCAGGGGATTTTCGGCGACGGCGCGGCGCGGATGGGTCTGGGCAACGGGTTCGTCGGGGCGCTGATCGACGGGGCGGTGCGGGACACGGCGGAGTTGGCGGAGATGGGGTTTGTCGTGTTTTCGCGGACCATCAGTCCCGGTTTTACGGGCGGGAAGGTCGAGGCGGTGGGCGCGGGCGAGCCGGTGACGGTGGGACGGGTGGAGATTCGGACCGGCGATATCGTATTGGGCGACAATGACGGGGTGGTGGCGATCGGGGCGTCGGATCTGGACGCGGTGCTGGCGAAGGCGGAGGCGATCCGGGAGTGGGAGGTGCCGGTGCACAAGCTGATCGAGGCAGGGTGCAGTTCCAAAGAAGCGGTCGAGCGGGTCGGCGAGATGCCGTAG
- a CDS encoding RNA polymerase sigma-54 factor: protein MRLDALQQLRLEQKLKLAPRMIQSMEILQLPLAALEERVDQEMEKNPVLELREPGNDGEAEPAAAEPEPAVAEAERELIVQDDNSNRDDFERLESMDSEFDPSEYSDYGPRRTHFDDEDPKLQALSNTAAREVSLNDHLTT from the coding sequence ATGAGACTCGATGCGTTACAACAACTGAGGCTCGAACAGAAGCTGAAGCTGGCTCCTCGGATGATCCAGTCGATGGAGATTTTGCAGCTTCCGCTGGCGGCGTTGGAGGAGCGGGTCGATCAGGAGATGGAGAAGAACCCGGTGCTGGAGCTTCGCGAGCCGGGCAATGACGGCGAGGCCGAGCCTGCGGCTGCGGAGCCGGAACCGGCGGTGGCGGAGGCGGAGCGCGAGCTGATCGTTCAGGACGACAACTCGAACCGCGATGATTTCGAGCGGCTCGAGAGCATGGACTCGGAATTCGACCCGTCGGAGTATTCGGATTACGGCCCGCGGCGGACGCACTTTGACGACGAGGACCCCAAGCTTCAGGCTCTGAGCAATACAGCGGCCCGCGAGGTGTCGCTGAACGATCACCTGACCACGC
- a CDS encoding beta-galactosidase → MKTSEFPWRQIHLDFHTSPHAPDVGADFDPDEFVRTLKDARVNSITCFSRCHHGMIYHETQFPAKHPNLKRNLLPEQIEACHRAGIRAPIYITVGLDMYQWEHDPGIAQISRDGKTIAGAGTLQPGWVILCFNSRYIDYVVEQTREVLQKFDTDGLFFDIIHHSCCCPRCVDLMRKEGIDPNDDRQWHRFNHETIRRFKERMNRVIRDLNKDCTIFYNSGHIDWMSRETRHLDTHLELESLPSGGWGYDHFPITGRYGRKADMPWMMMTGRFHTTWGDFGSYKNQAALDYECLRSVTLGGGCSVGDQLHPRGRLEPATYDLIGESYRQVEALEPLVRSMTPVAEMAILFSNSVKGLDDDYQKAVANRLQPSDRGAYRMLLEEHLFFDFLDPAMDLDPYKLIVLPDDTVLDDAYAAKLKAYLNAGGSIICSHRSGLHWQSGQFALPLPLKVVETNPPSPEFIHARGQLLAGVPDAPIVMYETGLAVAATGKVETLAEVHRPYFRREAGRFCSHQHWPAEGPAGRPAAVRAESIIYFSHPIFSAYGNYTVKHYRQMVANAINLLMPNRLLRSNLPSTAHVDLLQNDKSMLLSVMHYVPENRNAKVPTVEEPLPLIDANIELQTPSQVKDVAVLLDGKPEGLRWSAGPKSVRIDFSKMTGPLFLELKF, encoded by the coding sequence ATGAAAACAAGCGAATTCCCCTGGCGGCAGATCCACCTCGACTTCCACACCTCTCCGCACGCGCCCGACGTCGGAGCCGACTTCGACCCCGATGAGTTCGTCCGCACCCTCAAGGACGCCCGCGTCAATTCAATCACCTGCTTCTCCCGCTGCCACCACGGCATGATCTACCACGAAACCCAGTTTCCCGCCAAACACCCGAACCTCAAACGCAACCTCCTGCCCGAGCAGATCGAAGCCTGCCACCGCGCCGGAATCCGCGCCCCGATTTACATCACCGTCGGCCTCGACATGTACCAGTGGGAGCATGATCCGGGCATCGCCCAGATCTCCCGCGACGGCAAGACCATCGCCGGCGCCGGAACCCTCCAGCCGGGATGGGTGATCCTGTGCTTCAACAGCCGCTACATCGACTACGTCGTCGAGCAGACCCGCGAGGTCCTCCAGAAATTCGACACCGACGGCCTCTTCTTCGATATCATCCACCATAGTTGCTGCTGCCCGCGATGCGTCGACCTGATGCGCAAGGAAGGCATCGATCCCAACGATGATCGCCAGTGGCATCGCTTCAACCACGAAACCATTCGCCGATTCAAGGAGCGGATGAACCGCGTCATCCGCGACCTCAACAAGGACTGCACCATCTTCTACAACTCCGGCCACATCGACTGGATGAGCCGCGAAACCCGGCACCTCGACACCCACCTCGAACTCGAATCCCTGCCCAGCGGCGGATGGGGGTACGACCACTTCCCCATCACCGGACGCTACGGCCGGAAGGCCGACATGCCCTGGATGATGATGACCGGACGATTCCACACCACCTGGGGCGATTTCGGCAGCTACAAAAACCAGGCCGCCCTCGACTACGAATGCCTCCGCTCCGTCACCCTCGGCGGCGGATGCAGCGTCGGCGACCAGCTCCATCCGCGCGGCCGCCTCGAACCCGCCACCTACGACCTCATCGGCGAAAGCTACCGCCAGGTCGAAGCCCTCGAACCGCTCGTCCGTTCCATGACTCCGGTCGCCGAAATGGCGATCCTCTTCTCCAACTCCGTCAAGGGCCTCGACGACGATTACCAGAAGGCCGTCGCAAACAGGCTGCAGCCCTCCGACCGCGGGGCCTACCGCATGCTCCTTGAAGAGCACCTGTTCTTCGACTTCCTCGATCCGGCGATGGACCTCGACCCCTACAAGCTCATCGTCCTGCCCGACGACACCGTCCTCGACGACGCCTACGCCGCCAAGCTGAAGGCCTACCTCAACGCCGGCGGCTCGATCATCTGCTCGCATCGCTCCGGCCTCCATTGGCAGAGCGGCCAGTTCGCCCTCCCGCTGCCGCTGAAGGTCGTCGAAACCAACCCGCCGTCGCCCGAATTCATCCACGCCCGCGGCCAACTGCTCGCCGGAGTCCCCGACGCCCCGATCGTGATGTACGAAACCGGCCTCGCCGTCGCCGCCACCGGCAAGGTCGAGACCCTCGCCGAGGTTCACAGACCCTACTTCCGCCGCGAAGCCGGACGCTTCTGCAGCCATCAGCACTGGCCCGCCGAAGGCCCCGCCGGACGTCCCGCCGCCGTTCGGGCCGAATCGATCATCTACTTCTCCCATCCGATCTTCAGCGCCTACGGCAACTACACCGTCAAGCACTACCGCCAGATGGTCGCCAACGCCATCAATCTGCTGATGCCCAACCGCCTGCTCCGGTCAAACCTGCCCTCGACCGCCCACGTCGATCTGCTCCAGAATGACAAGTCCATGCTCCTGAGCGTGATGCACTACGTGCCGGAAAACCGCAATGCCAAGGTGCCCACCGTCGAGGAGCCGCTGCCCCTGATCGACGCGAACATCGAGCTCCAGACGCCCTCGCAGGTCAAGGACGTGGCCGTCCTGCTGGACGGAAAACCCGAAGGCCTCCGATGGTCGGCTGGTCCCAAATCGGTCCGGATCGACTTCAGCAAAATGACCGGCCCGCTGTTCCTGGAACTCAAATTCTGA